CTTGGCTGCGGACCCTTCCCGATTGGCCCCGACGAATCGATTTTTTAGCCGAAAGGCCATCCCGCCCAGGCTCGTCTTCTCAAAAACATATCCTCTGCAAGCAAGACACGTCCCAGTTGCCTTTCTACCCCGAGCCAACGACGATTGATTAGCAACACGCCTTGGGTCGCTACCGACCATGATCTTTCGTTCGCGACTTTTATTTGCCTTCATTCCAAAGAATGTGCGTGCCGCTTTTCCCTGGAACAATGACGTCCTTCCAGCCGTTCCCGTCGAGATCTTGGACACGAATCTGCAAACCGATACCTGGTCCTTTCCCTGCCGGTGCCTTCGAAATCAGATGCTTGCTCCAGGACTGACTTACCGGATTACAGTTATAAAACTGGACGGTAATCTCATCATTCGCCCCCACATCGCGACCTGAGTGAGCGTAGTAACGCTTGCCCGTGATAAGTTCTGGCCGGCCGTCGTTGTCAACATCATCCCAAGCCATCGAATGACCCTGCGAAAATTTCTTGTCGATCAGATGCTGACGCCACGCGGTCATCCCATTGGCCTGAGGCTTCAACTGCTCATGCCAATAAAGGCCATAGCTGTGACCATCGGCCCAAATGATGTCGTTTCGGCCGTCCTCGTTCAGGTCAACGACAAGAATCGGGCAACTGGCGTGAGGCAGATCGAAATCGTGGTGATATTTCCACCGACTGGAAAATGGTTTTGCCTTAGGTTGCTCGTACCAACCGGACTGAAAAATGATGTCCTGCTTACCGTCACCGTTGATATCGCCAAACCCCATACCGTGCCCATTGCCAACTTCGGACACAAAATGCATCGAAGCACTGACCTGGCCATCATCGCCTCGATTAAGTCGGACTATCTGCGTGGGATTCGTCGACCTCCAGGAATTCTCAATAAACTCTGGCGTTCCATCATTGTCGATGTCGTGGAGAAACGTGGCTTCGTTGAAACCCGTTCCGGTATCGATCAGTTGATGAGCTTCCCAGGCATCGACCTCATAATTTCCGGCACCCGGATTCTCATACCAATGCACAAGCGATTCCTTGAAGGTCCCAGCGAGCACATCGAGATCACCGTCACCATCCATGTCGTAGAGGTGCTCCGAGTTGCTGTCCATGTAGTCCGCTCCAAAAGACCCTATCTTGCGAACCGGTCGTTGCTTAAAGTCAGGTGCCTGATACCAGTATTCGCCGGCGGTAACATCCAGTTTGCCGTCCCCGTCGATATCCCCGACGGCGACTCCCTCGTTGTTGTCCTTGTGGAGCTGCTGAACGCGCCACTTATGGTTCGCCACAACCTTCTTTCCAGATCCCTGCTGCGCAGATAGGTCCACCGCGATGACTAAAATAATTGTGACGCCTAAAAGACAAGTAAGTTTCATGGCGAAAACATCCTGAGCTATTGAGATGGTTGATTTCGGAGTCGTTGAAAAACCAAAGTAACTTTTTCGTTGCTGACCACAAATTCTGCATTGATCAGCGGTCCGGCACCCAACGTTTTTCTTGCGTGATATCGAAACGGACC
This genomic stretch from Pirellulaceae bacterium harbors:
- a CDS encoding VCBS repeat-containing protein, with the translated sequence MKLTCLLGVTIILVIAVDLSAQQGSGKKVVANHKWRVQQLHKDNNEGVAVGDIDGDGKLDVTAGEYWYQAPDFKQRPVRKIGSFGADYMDSNSEHLYDMDGDGDLDVLAGTFKESLVHWYENPGAGNYEVDAWEAHQLIDTGTGFNEATFLHDIDNDGTPEFIENSWRSTNPTQIVRLNRGDDGQVSASMHFVSEVGNGHGMGFGDINGDGKQDIIFQSGWYEQPKAKPFSSRWKYHHDFDLPHASCPILVVDLNEDGRNDIIWADGHSYGLYWHEQLKPQANGMTAWRQHLIDKKFSQGHSMAWDDVDNDGRPELITGKRYYAHSGRDVGANDEITVQFYNCNPVSQSWSKHLISKAPAGKGPGIGLQIRVQDLDGNGWKDVIVPGKSGTHILWNEGK